One genomic region from Cardinium endosymbiont of Dermatophagoides farinae encodes:
- the dut gene encoding dUTP diphosphatase, producing MEIPIVNQSHHPLPTYATLGASGMDLRAFTAAPIWLAAGQRILIATGIAIALPKGYEAQVRPRSGLALHHGITVLNSPGTIDADYRGEIKVLLINLSDQRFLVEDGDRIAQLVVTKYESVGWKVVPALDQTARGVGGHGSTGHH from the coding sequence ATGGAAATTCCAATTGTTAACCAATCGCACCATCCATTACCTACTTATGCTACGTTAGGGGCAAGCGGGATGGATTTACGTGCTTTTACCGCTGCGCCTATTTGGTTGGCTGCTGGGCAGAGGATACTCATTGCTACCGGTATTGCTATTGCTTTACCAAAAGGATATGAGGCTCAAGTAAGGCCACGTAGTGGCTTGGCACTGCACCATGGCATTACCGTTTTAAATAGCCCTGGAACCATTGATGCAGATTACAGAGGAGAGATTAAAGTATTACTGATCAACCTCTCTGATCAGCGTTTTCTAGTCGAAGATGGAGATAGGATTGCGCAGCTGGTAGTTACCAAATACGAATCGGTTGGTTGGAAAGTAGTACCAGCGCTAGACCAAACCGCTAGAGGGGTAGGAGGCCATGGTAGTACAGGGCATCACTAG
- a CDS encoding S49 family peptidase: MKIKSFLKQVVTIAIGFFISLIALCSLVVFGFLKLTASDPKPVAPNSVLTLKMKGRIVEWMPISLFGSNKGMIDFKAVQKAIHQATKDSRISAIYLDVSNLRAGWASLEETRESLLAFKKKGKPIIAYGESYTQQSYYLASVADEIILNPSGILEFKGLAKTVFFLYKTF; the protein is encoded by the coding sequence ATGAAAATAAAGTCTTTTCTTAAGCAAGTCGTTACAATTGCTATAGGGTTTTTTATCTCTTTAATAGCTTTATGTTCCCTCGTTGTTTTTGGATTTTTAAAATTAACCGCTAGCGACCCCAAGCCAGTAGCACCTAATTCAGTGCTAACATTGAAGATGAAAGGACGAATAGTTGAGTGGATGCCTATTTCATTGTTTGGTTCCAATAAAGGTATGATTGACTTTAAGGCAGTTCAAAAGGCTATTCACCAGGCAACCAAAGATAGCCGTATTTCCGCTATCTACTTAGATGTATCCAATCTGCGTGCAGGATGGGCTAGTTTAGAGGAAACAAGAGAAAGCCTATTGGCTTTTAAAAAGAAAGGTAAACCCATCATCGCATATGGAGAGTCATATACACAGCAGTCCTATTATTTGGCTTCTGTAGCAGATGAAATCATACTAAACCCCAGTGGTATTTTAGAATTCAAAGGCCTTGCTAAAACCGTTTTTTTTCTATACAAAACTTTTTGA
- the sppA gene encoding signal peptide peptidase SppA, translating into MLKPFFFYTKLFENISIKPVIFRIGAYKSYVEPFCLTKMSEESRAQTKTWLNSINEHFLTKISASRGIAVAALKAHANNLSAVLPNDALHANLITRIGYENDAKKLLKEKLKSPSFIKYRIKYRHYSTSETSSEVDKVAVLIAEGEIINGPSGAGYIGAHDFVKRLKAIQEDSSIKAVVLRINSPGGGVVAADLMWKAIEELKSIKPVVASMSNVAASGGYYIAAPCNYIFAQPTTITGSIGIFGILPDPSALMDKIGIHRDVVKTAPSADFLNPRLSCSELESKFMHKMLQNSYDDFLCKVSNGRKMDVASVEKLAGGRVYTGLAALNNGLVDELGGLDAAITKAASLANLTQKYGVCYFPRLKTRLQQLLNYTTDNIKMEALHSLVQAYPILSHYQILSRSHGVQAILPYTIDIS; encoded by the coding sequence TTGCTAAAACCGTTTTTTTTCTATACAAAACTTTTTGAGAATATTTCTATAAAGCCGGTAATATTTCGTATTGGAGCCTACAAGAGTTATGTAGAACCCTTTTGTTTGACTAAAATGAGTGAAGAAAGTAGAGCGCAAACAAAAACATGGCTTAACTCTATCAATGAACACTTTTTAACTAAAATAAGTGCCTCTAGAGGTATAGCAGTTGCTGCACTTAAAGCACACGCTAATAATCTTTCAGCGGTACTACCCAATGATGCCCTCCATGCCAACCTAATTACCAGAATAGGCTATGAAAACGATGCTAAAAAGCTGCTTAAAGAAAAACTAAAATCTCCTTCTTTTATCAAATATAGGATCAAGTATAGGCATTATAGTACTTCAGAAACTTCATCTGAAGTGGATAAGGTTGCTGTGCTAATTGCTGAAGGAGAAATTATAAATGGGCCAAGTGGGGCTGGTTATATCGGTGCCCATGACTTTGTTAAAAGGCTAAAAGCTATTCAAGAAGATAGTAGTATAAAAGCTGTAGTATTGCGCATTAATTCACCAGGAGGTGGTGTAGTTGCTGCAGATCTTATGTGGAAAGCAATAGAAGAACTAAAATCTATTAAGCCAGTTGTTGCTTCTATGTCTAATGTGGCTGCTTCTGGTGGTTATTATATTGCTGCACCTTGTAACTATATTTTTGCACAACCTACTACTATTACAGGTTCCATTGGTATTTTTGGTATATTACCTGATCCAAGTGCATTGATGGATAAAATAGGTATTCACCGTGATGTAGTCAAGACAGCTCCTTCTGCAGATTTTTTAAATCCTAGATTAAGTTGTTCTGAGCTGGAGTCTAAATTCATGCATAAAATGTTACAGAACAGTTATGATGACTTTTTATGTAAGGTCTCTAATGGGCGTAAGATGGATGTAGCCTCTGTAGAAAAATTAGCTGGTGGCAGGGTATATACTGGTTTAGCAGCACTAAATAATGGGCTAGTGGATGAATTGGGTGGACTAGATGCTGCCATTACTAAAGCTGCTTCCTTAGCCAATTTAACCCAAAAATATGGTGTTTGTTATTTTCCTCGTCTTAAAACAAGGCTGCAACAATTGCTAAACTATACCACTGATAATATTAAAATGGAGGCATTGCATTCCTTAGTGCAAGCATATCCTATATTGAGTCACTATCAAATCCTATCTAGGTCTCATGGCGTACAAGCGATACTACCTTATACGATTGATATTAGTTAA
- a CDS encoding trigger factor: MNIQFNKLDPSHGIISITLDEPDYKPSVDKQLKHYAQNARLKGFRFGAVPADLIKKMHGPSILAEELHKIAAASLKNYIIQERIAIFMEPLLVPSSEEIDLKNQRSFTFSYEVGLIEERAIVLDPTISITEFQIDSVGSKLVDEFLEGLQIVHGEAVHLEESTTDAILYGTLTDSTGAVGLDIRIVIMRIPEHSRQTLVGLRIGNKVTITEELLKDHFSALLGVSFGAFASFKRHKSAWPAVFTIDKILRVVPAPLEPKFFDLVLGKGIAATESDFREAIAKIILLDKRMEARHAFYEDLQTALCKHNAVDLPEAFLKKWLSMNNPKATLEEIEGYYRANEESLKWELLLTTIIRQNNLSVNASDVVEETKRAYIDYAHNNNLEIEGGDAAIHASAVSFLKGSNKGSQYYAKVYHELTRDRAINFIKEQMAVVTETVTAEAFDARR; the protein is encoded by the coding sequence TTGAATATTCAGTTTAATAAGCTTGACCCTAGTCATGGGATTATTTCCATTACGTTAGATGAACCTGATTATAAACCATCTGTTGATAAACAGCTCAAGCATTATGCTCAAAACGCTCGTTTAAAGGGGTTCAGATTCGGGGCCGTTCCTGCAGATCTTATTAAAAAGATGCATGGCCCTTCTATTCTTGCTGAAGAGCTCCATAAAATAGCAGCAGCTTCTTTAAAAAATTACATTATACAAGAGCGTATTGCTATTTTTATGGAACCACTTTTAGTGCCTTCTTCGGAAGAAATAGATCTTAAAAATCAACGTAGCTTTACCTTCTCTTATGAAGTTGGATTAATTGAAGAACGTGCTATTGTATTGGATCCTACTATTTCTATTACTGAGTTTCAAATAGATTCTGTTGGTTCTAAATTGGTTGATGAGTTTTTAGAAGGGTTACAGATTGTTCATGGTGAAGCTGTTCATCTTGAAGAAAGTACAACGGATGCCATATTGTATGGTACACTTACAGATAGCACAGGTGCAGTTGGTCTGGATATCCGTATTGTTATAATGCGTATTCCTGAGCATTCAAGGCAAACATTAGTGGGTCTTCGTATTGGTAATAAGGTAACCATAACAGAAGAGCTATTGAAGGATCACTTTTCTGCTCTTTTAGGTGTAAGTTTTGGTGCATTTGCTTCTTTTAAAAGGCATAAATCTGCTTGGCCAGCTGTTTTTACGATTGACAAAATTCTCCGTGTTGTGCCAGCGCCTCTTGAACCTAAGTTTTTTGACCTTGTATTAGGAAAAGGGATTGCTGCTACTGAAAGCGACTTTAGAGAAGCTATTGCTAAAATTATTTTGCTTGACAAGCGTATGGAAGCACGTCATGCATTCTATGAAGACTTGCAAACAGCACTTTGTAAGCATAATGCGGTTGACTTGCCAGAAGCCTTTCTAAAAAAGTGGCTTTCAATGAATAATCCAAAGGCAACACTAGAGGAGATCGAAGGCTACTATCGTGCAAATGAAGAAAGTTTAAAGTGGGAACTGTTATTAACTACTATAATACGTCAAAATAACCTATCGGTTAATGCTTCGGATGTAGTAGAAGAAACCAAGCGTGCTTATATTGATTATGCCCATAACAATAATTTGGAGATAGAAGGTGGTGATGCTGCTATCCATGCCAGTGCGGTTTCTTTTCTAAAGGGCAGCAATAAGGGAAGCCAATATTATGCTAAAGTATATCATGAGTTGACTAGAGATAGAGCTATAAATTTTATAAAAGAGCAAATGGCTGTAGTAACCGAAACAGTTACAGCTGAAGCGTTTGATGCAAGGAGGTAG
- a CDS encoding NUDIX domain-containing protein: MINYRLRLTARALIVQEEKLLLVSNDGHFWYTPGGGMEASETLPECVIREVKEETGISVQANDVIYVYDFFDTKNHLHKVEIYFTTEITSDCIPKNWSDQDGNVQYVKFFSLEELSRMHNVAPSFLKEGKWLKTNVENIYEGNSV; the protein is encoded by the coding sequence ATGATAAATTATAGATTACGATTAACGGCTAGGGCGTTAATTGTACAGGAAGAAAAGCTCCTTTTAGTAAGTAATGATGGCCATTTTTGGTATACACCTGGAGGTGGCATGGAAGCAAGTGAAACATTACCTGAATGTGTTATTAGAGAAGTAAAAGAAGAAACAGGAATCAGTGTTCAAGCAAATGACGTAATCTACGTTTATGATTTTTTTGATACTAAAAATCACTTACACAAGGTAGAAATCTATTTTACAACTGAAATCACCTCTGATTGTATCCCCAAGAATTGGTCAGACCAGGATGGTAATGTTCAATATGTTAAATTTTTTTCGCTTGAGGAATTAAGTCGTATGCATAATGTTGCACCTAGTTTTCTAAAAGAAGGCAAATGGCTTAAAACTAATGTTGAAAACATATATGAAGGCAATTCCGTCTAA
- a CDS encoding sodium:solute symporter family protein produces the protein MMLYNIPLLMVLVFLLLTLLVGFCASQKATSFREYVVGNKRFSTVTLMATLLATCFGGGALITNVIRVHHNGLWWIIHMLFSTINFWLISRLSLHMGPFMQDLSIADTIGKIYGKYPRLITALFCMAFYIIVANMQIHAMSLAIKMCIDSIDPRMITILATLILIIYATFGGIRSVTTTDVLQFITLTIIIFLLAKLLFAKTDKPILEIVSCLKKQENFQLSSSYRLKPLSLFFLMLQNVALSFDLLSIPKVYMSSSPIQAKKVFLYGNFFGMLIFFAIVLIGLFVFIINPTLPEMEVWEYIMANISPTFKGCIAIVLLAMTMSTADSSLHACSIVVSHDMMEIIQGTKGSPSHAYQIRLAKLTVIATGLLAMLLSLYYKNPLELIIWGMALSTPIISAPFILAIFGFRGTSRTALIGYGHQCISDFVLE, from the coding sequence ATGATGCTGTATAACATCCCCTTGCTCATGGTATTGGTTTTTTTGTTATTGACCCTATTGGTAGGTTTTTGTGCTAGTCAAAAAGCAACTTCCTTCCGGGAATATGTTGTGGGTAATAAACGATTTTCTACGGTTACTTTGATGGCCACGTTATTGGCCACCTGTTTTGGAGGAGGGGCGCTAATAACTAATGTAATACGTGTGCATCATAATGGTCTCTGGTGGATCATCCATATGCTTTTTAGTACCATCAATTTTTGGTTGATTAGTAGATTATCCTTACATATGGGGCCCTTCATGCAGGACCTTTCTATTGCAGACACAATAGGTAAGATATATGGCAAATATCCAAGACTTATTACTGCGCTATTTTGTATGGCATTTTATATTATTGTTGCCAACATGCAAATCCATGCAATGTCACTAGCCATCAAGATGTGCATAGATTCGATTGACCCACGTATGATTACTATACTTGCAACTTTAATTCTTATTATTTATGCTACTTTTGGAGGCATTCGCTCCGTCACCACTACCGATGTATTACAATTTATAACTTTGACCATTATTATTTTTCTGCTTGCAAAGCTTCTATTTGCAAAAACAGATAAACCTATTTTAGAAATAGTATCATGTTTAAAAAAACAAGAAAATTTTCAATTGAGCAGCTCATACCGTCTTAAGCCATTGAGTCTATTTTTTCTAATGTTACAAAATGTGGCCTTGTCCTTTGATCTCTTATCGATCCCAAAAGTATATATGTCTTCTAGCCCCATTCAAGCCAAAAAAGTTTTTTTATATGGTAATTTTTTTGGTATGCTTATATTCTTTGCTATAGTACTGATTGGTCTATTTGTTTTTATAATAAATCCAACCCTACCAGAAATGGAAGTTTGGGAGTACATAATGGCTAACATTTCACCCACTTTTAAAGGGTGTATTGCCATTGTCTTATTAGCAATGACCATGTCTACAGCTGATTCGAGTTTACATGCTTGTAGTATCGTAGTGAGTCACGATATGATGGAAATTATACAGGGCACAAAAGGTAGCCCTTCTCATGCTTATCAAATCCGACTGGCCAAACTAACTGTAATAGCTACAGGCTTATTAGCTATGCTATTAAGCCTTTACTACAAAAATCCATTAGAATTGATTATTTGGGGCATGGCATTGTCTACACCTATCATATCTGCTCCTTTTATCTTGGCTATTTTTGGTTTTAGAGGCACTTCTCGTACTGCCTTGATAGGGTATGGCCATCAGTGTATTAGCGACTTTGTCTTGGAATAA
- a CDS encoding AAA family ATPase codes for MGYSNVESVIETGYYVDKTKYAQELIEKRNPIFIARPRRFGKSLFIDTLATICSGKKAIFKDYHNINYAYKNF; via the coding sequence ATTGGTTATTCAAATGTTGAATCAGTTATTGAAACAGGCTACTACGTGGATAAAACCAAATATGCGCAAGAGTTAATAGAGAAGAGAAATCCTATTTTCATAGCCCGGCCTCGTAGATTTGGGAAGTCTTTGTTTATAGATACACTGGCTACTATATGTAGCGGAAAGAAAGCAATTTTTAAGGATTATCATAATATTAATTATGCATATAAAAATTTCTAG
- a CDS encoding PDDEXK nuclease domain-containing protein, whose amino-acid sequence MNKSIINQAYHQLLNDLKTSVASAKYNASLHVNKALVSLYHHIGSRILHTQMQERWGTGVIAELSKDLRAAFPEMKGFSPQNLKYMRKFAQAYDQDEIGQQAVDQIPWGHIVVLIYSGLDKIQQRFYIECTIKNGWSRNSLSMQIETNLYERQADAITNFDKQLPPSHAALAQATLKNPYLFDFLSLGDEAHESALEKGLVAHIEKFLLELGEGFAFLGRQYHIQVEEQDFYIDLLFYHIKLRSFIVIELKSGDFKPEYVGKMNFYLSAVDDLLRHSSDNPSIGLILCLSKVGVLAEYTLRDINKPIGLSTYRLTKSLPKKLQTVLPTIEELEAELAKDLDDIEDE is encoded by the coding sequence ATGAATAAAAGTATCATTAACCAAGCTTATCATCAATTACTAAATGATTTAAAAACCAGTGTAGCCAGTGCTAAATACAACGCCTCTCTTCATGTTAATAAAGCACTTGTTTCCCTATATCATCATATAGGAAGTCGTATCCTGCATACGCAAATGCAAGAACGATGGGGAACTGGTGTTATTGCTGAGTTGTCCAAGGATTTAAGAGCTGCTTTTCCAGAGATGAAAGGGTTCAGCCCACAAAACCTCAAATATATGCGGAAGTTTGCTCAAGCATATGATCAAGATGAAATTGGTCAACAAGCTGTTGACCAAATACCATGGGGCCATATTGTAGTCCTAATCTATTCTGGGCTTGATAAAATTCAACAAAGGTTTTACATAGAATGTACTATTAAAAATGGCTGGTCAAGAAATAGTTTATCTATGCAAATAGAGACCAATTTATATGAACGTCAGGCAGATGCCATCACCAACTTTGATAAACAATTACCTCCCTCACACGCCGCCTTAGCCCAAGCTACTCTAAAGAATCCTTATTTATTCGATTTTCTAAGTCTTGGGGATGAAGCCCATGAGAGCGCATTAGAAAAAGGACTGGTTGCACACATTGAAAAATTTCTGCTTGAATTAGGTGAAGGATTTGCCTTCTTAGGTCGTCAGTATCATATTCAAGTTGAAGAACAAGATTTTTATATAGACCTGTTATTTTACCATATCAAGCTTCGTTCTTTTATAGTTATAGAGTTAAAATCTGGAGATTTCAAGCCTGAATATGTAGGAAAAATGAATTTTTATCTTTCTGCTGTGGATGATTTATTACGCCACTCAAGTGATAATCCTTCTATTGGGTTAATCTTATGCCTATCCAAGGTAGGTGTTTTAGCAGAATACACCTTACGTGATATCAATAAACCTATAGGTCTCTCAACATACAGGCTTACTAAAAGCTTGCCTAAAAAGTTACAAACAGTGCTTCCAACCATTGAGGAACTGGAAGCAGAACTTGCTAAGGATTTAGATGATATAGAAGATGAGTGA
- a CDS encoding AAA family ATPase, translating to MTQTNIELNEQFIKALDLMESSAKNIFITGKAGTGKSTLLKHFRENTQKKIAVLAPTGTAAVNIKGQTIHSFFGFKPDVTLEVIQTAKKSKKKEDVYKNIDAIIIDEISMVRADLLDCIDGFLRLNGKQESEPFGGIQIICIGDLYQLPPVVQSKEKAIVQSHYPTPYFFSAHCFKSLDLELIELDKIYRQSDTKFIQLLNNIRNNSITDSEIAIINERYDASFEPSLDDFYIYLTTTNANAQAINAQKLKGIKRKEFTFTGIVEGEFAKEQLPTLVALKLKIGAQIMMLSNEANGKFINGTIGKIIDIDTDHATPKLVILLETGKKVSIAPYTWESYKFYLENSALKSTITGTFTQYPVMLAWAITIHKSQGKTFEKVILDIGNGTFAHGQIYVALSRCTSLEGLILKKQIAKKHVWMDFNVVKFITDYQYKKSNLLCTLENKITILEKAIQHKATIHITYLKAKDEKSKRSITPIAVGEMEYLNKPYIGVKAFCLKRQEYRVFRVDRILEISP from the coding sequence ATGACTCAGACCAATATAGAACTAAATGAGCAGTTTATTAAAGCACTTGATCTTATGGAATCAAGTGCAAAGAATATTTTTATTACTGGTAAAGCAGGGACAGGGAAATCGACTTTATTAAAGCATTTTAGAGAAAATACCCAAAAGAAAATAGCAGTGCTTGCGCCTACAGGTACTGCTGCAGTAAATATTAAAGGTCAGACGATTCATTCATTTTTTGGTTTTAAACCTGACGTAACCCTTGAAGTAATCCAAACGGCTAAAAAAAGTAAGAAAAAAGAGGATGTTTATAAAAATATAGATGCCATCATCATTGATGAAATTTCAATGGTTAGGGCTGATTTACTGGATTGTATAGATGGCTTTCTCCGCCTTAATGGTAAGCAGGAAAGTGAGCCATTTGGAGGAATACAAATAATATGTATCGGTGATTTATATCAATTGCCACCAGTGGTACAAAGTAAAGAAAAGGCAATCGTTCAATCACACTATCCTACCCCCTATTTCTTTAGCGCACATTGTTTCAAATCACTAGACCTTGAATTAATAGAACTTGATAAAATATACCGGCAAAGTGATACAAAATTTATCCAGCTGTTAAACAATATTCGCAATAATTCTATAACAGACAGTGAAATAGCAATCATTAATGAGCGATATGATGCTAGTTTTGAGCCTTCTTTAGATGATTTTTATATCTATTTAACCACTACTAATGCAAATGCCCAAGCTATTAACGCCCAAAAATTAAAAGGTATCAAGCGGAAAGAGTTTACCTTTACTGGTATAGTAGAAGGAGAGTTTGCAAAAGAACAACTACCTACACTTGTTGCATTAAAGTTAAAAATTGGTGCGCAAATAATGATGCTTAGTAATGAAGCTAATGGAAAATTTATTAATGGCACTATTGGCAAAATCATAGATATTGATACAGATCATGCTACTCCTAAATTGGTCATTTTACTTGAAACGGGAAAGAAGGTCAGTATTGCTCCTTATACTTGGGAATCTTATAAATTCTACTTAGAAAACAGTGCATTAAAATCAACTATTACGGGTACTTTTACCCAATATCCAGTAATGCTTGCATGGGCTATTACCATCCATAAAAGCCAAGGTAAAACCTTTGAAAAAGTAATCCTAGATATAGGAAACGGGACATTTGCGCACGGTCAAATCTATGTTGCCCTTAGCAGATGTACCAGTTTAGAAGGGTTAATATTAAAGAAACAAATTGCTAAGAAACATGTTTGGATGGATTTTAATGTTGTAAAATTTATAACAGATTATCAGTATAAAAAATCTAATCTTTTATGTACTTTAGAAAATAAGATTACGATACTAGAAAAAGCTATTCAGCATAAGGCTACTATCCATATTACTTATTTAAAAGCAAAAGATGAAAAATCGAAAAGATCTATTACACCTATTGCTGTAGGAGAAATGGAATATTTGAATAAACCTTATATTGGAGTAAAGGCTTTTTGCTTAAAACGGCAAGAATATAGAGTATTTAGGGTAGATAGAATATTGGAGATTAGCCCGTAA
- a CDS encoding HD domain-containing protein, with protein sequence MSAHYGYLEVSIDSQHPTMLLVFPSDVTDILDNMTVELPLDCLASEGLVTPKEQANSMMALMRFHDHVCKSFCKADPIDVKIISGLLLLLRQHFGFKRHASGQLFYVRAVGIIELVIEWVFHSPKVIYASLLYELVRHTCLPISYIKEHYNLGVYAFVLNLVGIDKRQDLDHPSLLYVQNRLKEAIKEDHVQLSVLFIKLAERLYDLRHAADYIYTQEVSHMVKETLAIDVRLANEYLGPEIGPLLEEAAKQALKACKGKENSKRKDKDS encoded by the coding sequence GTGAGTGCCCATTATGGCTATTTGGAAGTTTCTATTGACAGTCAGCACCCTACTATGTTGCTGGTATTTCCTAGCGATGTCACGGATATTCTAGACAATATGACTGTCGAATTGCCTTTAGATTGTTTAGCCTCAGAAGGACTTGTCACGCCTAAAGAGCAAGCTAATTCTATGATGGCATTAATGAGGTTCCATGACCATGTCTGCAAATCATTTTGTAAAGCTGATCCTATTGATGTAAAAATCATTTCAGGTTTGCTTTTACTGTTAAGGCAACATTTTGGATTTAAACGGCATGCCTCTGGTCAATTGTTTTATGTGCGTGCGGTAGGGATTATTGAATTAGTGATAGAATGGGTTTTTCACTCTCCTAAAGTGATTTATGCTTCTTTGCTCTATGAATTGGTTCGCCATACCTGTTTACCTATTTCTTACATTAAAGAACATTATAATTTAGGTGTCTATGCCTTTGTGTTAAATCTAGTAGGTATAGATAAGCGCCAAGACTTAGATCATCCTTCTTTGCTGTATGTGCAGAATCGATTGAAAGAGGCGATTAAAGAAGATCACGTACAACTTTCGGTTCTTTTTATTAAACTAGCCGAACGACTCTATGACCTACGCCATGCAGCAGACTATATTTATACACAAGAAGTATCACATATGGTTAAAGAAACGCTAGCCATAGATGTTAGGTTAGCAAACGAATATTTGGGCCCAGAGATAGGACCACTATTAGAAGAAGCCGCTAAACAAGCGCTAAAGGCTTGTAAAGGTAAAGAAAATAGTAAAAGAAAGGATAAAGATAGTTAA